A window of the Dyadobacter pollutisoli genome harbors these coding sequences:
- a CDS encoding SIR2 family NAD-dependent protein deacylase, whose protein sequence is MKKLVVLSGAGISAESGISTFRDNNGLWDNYRIEDVATPEAWIRNQELVLDFYNQRRKQAADVKPNAAHYALVELEKDFDVSIITQNVDNLHEIAGSSKVIHLHGELFKSRSTKNPDLVYQMTSWELKTGDLCEEGSQLRPHIVWFGEEVPMMETAVEVTEEADIFLVIGTSLAVYPAAGLVHYVPAGKPIYIIDPAKPEINLKRNMTFIQEKATTGMETLTKKFLLHDK, encoded by the coding sequence ATGAAAAAACTCGTAGTACTTTCCGGAGCAGGCATCAGCGCTGAGAGTGGTATCAGTACATTTCGTGATAACAATGGTTTGTGGGACAATTACCGCATTGAAGACGTAGCTACGCCTGAGGCCTGGATCAGAAATCAGGAGCTTGTTCTCGATTTTTACAATCAGCGCAGAAAACAGGCAGCAGATGTAAAACCCAATGCGGCACATTATGCATTGGTGGAGCTGGAAAAAGATTTTGACGTTTCGATCATTACACAAAATGTCGATAATCTGCACGAAATCGCCGGTTCTTCGAAAGTAATCCATTTGCATGGCGAGCTTTTCAAATCCAGAAGTACAAAAAACCCCGATCTGGTCTATCAAATGACATCCTGGGAGCTCAAAACAGGTGATTTGTGCGAAGAAGGAAGCCAGCTGCGACCGCACATTGTGTGGTTTGGAGAAGAGGTACCGATGATGGAAACGGCGGTGGAAGTAACCGAAGAGGCAGATATATTTCTGGTTATAGGCACTTCACTGGCGGTTTATCCGGCCGCCGGACTTGTTCATTATGTACCCGCCGGAAAGCCTATTTACATTATTGACCCTGCCAAACCGGAGATCAACCTGAAACGTAACATGACATTCATTCAGGAAAAGGCGACGACTGGCATGGAGACATTGACTAAAAAATTCTTACTACACGATAAATAA
- a CDS encoding bifunctional 5,10-methylenetetrahydrofolate dehydrogenase/5,10-methenyltetrahydrofolate cyclohydrolase, producing the protein MQLLDGKAISSQIKSEIKEEVEKWIAAGGKKPHLAAILVGADGASETYVASKIRSCEEIGFTSTLLRFEPNITEEALLDAVASLNNDPDVDGFIVQLPLPKHISENTIMEAVNPAKDVDGFHPVNVGKMCKGLPAYISATPFGILEMLIRAGIETSGKHCVVIGRSQIVGLPMSILMQRNEYPGNCTVTITHSKTQNLKEICQTADILIVALGRPEFVTADYVKQGAVVIDVGISRVADATKKSGFSIKGDVNFNDVAPKTSYITPVPGGVGLMTICGLLTNTFKAAKKEIYQ; encoded by the coding sequence ATGCAACTACTGGACGGGAAAGCAATTTCATCCCAAATTAAATCTGAAATTAAAGAGGAAGTAGAAAAATGGATCGCGGCCGGCGGGAAAAAGCCTCACCTGGCGGCCATTCTGGTAGGCGCGGACGGCGCCAGTGAAACTTACGTAGCTTCCAAAATCCGTAGCTGCGAAGAGATCGGATTTACTTCTACCCTGCTGCGTTTTGAGCCAAATATTACGGAAGAAGCTCTGCTTGATGCCGTGGCTTCGTTGAATAATGATCCTGATGTGGACGGATTTATCGTACAACTTCCTTTGCCTAAACACATTTCAGAAAACACGATCATGGAGGCAGTGAATCCTGCAAAAGATGTGGATGGTTTTCACCCGGTGAATGTCGGTAAAATGTGCAAAGGGCTGCCCGCATACATTTCCGCTACACCGTTCGGAATTCTTGAAATGCTGATTCGTGCAGGCATTGAAACCAGCGGAAAACATTGCGTAGTCATTGGCCGCAGCCAGATTGTGGGCCTTCCGATGAGTATTCTAATGCAGCGCAATGAATATCCGGGCAATTGTACTGTCACGATTACCCATAGCAAAACACAAAACCTGAAAGAAATCTGCCAGACTGCTGATATCCTGATCGTAGCATTGGGCAGACCTGAGTTTGTGACAGCTGATTACGTAAAACAAGGTGCTGTGGTTATCGACGTGGGTATCTCCCGCGTAGCTGATGCAACCAAGAAAAGCGGCTTTTCGATCAAAGGAGACGTCAACTTTAATGATGTCGCCCCTAAAACCAGTTACATCACCCCAGTACCGGGCGGTGTAGGACTAATGACGATCTGCGGATTGCTTACCAATACTTTCAAAGCGGCGAAAAAAGAGATTTATCAGTAG
- a CDS encoding helix-turn-helix domain-containing protein, whose protein sequence is MSIVSNNIKYLRRLNGLTQEQFARKIAIKRSLLGAYEEARANPNLTNLKNMAAAFGITVDNLLKNDLRKLRETPDMSLPLNASRPMTVSHSGTVQPSAQTRIPAFSEPQPLSKIIETYHQPEPPLRQVSRQINLKPVNGDVPQVAPQAPVRPTSQPAAYQQPVVTAGAEQPLVFNNQYQGSQFNANAEDRASSYPTIQWVARNLQQEYISNFQNPGYLTRLPSFQLPNLPSGYYRAFESGEDFVYPNALLVGTFIRNWYDIKDGMQYVFLLRSHGLIYRNAFNHVKTSGILLLTSDNPHFPELEVPLQDVLEVWEIKAFVSLQMPVPQPSMERVAQLVDELQIELSQYRQAE, encoded by the coding sequence ATGAGTATCGTCAGCAACAACATTAAATACCTCAGAAGGCTCAATGGCCTCACACAAGAGCAATTTGCCCGAAAGATCGCAATCAAGCGGTCTTTACTGGGTGCTTATGAGGAAGCACGCGCCAATCCCAATCTTACTAACTTGAAGAATATGGCGGCGGCTTTCGGCATTACTGTCGATAATTTGCTAAAAAACGATCTCAGAAAACTAAGGGAAACGCCGGACATGTCGCTGCCTCTAAATGCGTCACGTCCAATGACGGTTTCTCATTCAGGCACGGTACAACCTTCGGCACAGACAAGGATACCAGCGTTTTCAGAACCGCAACCGCTTTCTAAAATCATTGAGACATACCATCAACCCGAGCCACCGCTCCGGCAGGTTTCAAGACAGATCAATCTGAAACCTGTTAATGGTGATGTGCCACAGGTTGCGCCTCAGGCACCTGTCCGGCCGACTAGCCAGCCCGCAGCGTATCAGCAGCCTGTGGTTACAGCGGGAGCCGAACAGCCGCTCGTTTTCAATAATCAATATCAGGGAAGTCAGTTCAATGCGAATGCGGAAGACCGGGCAAGCAGCTATCCTACCATTCAATGGGTAGCGCGCAACTTGCAGCAGGAGTATATCAGCAATTTTCAAAATCCCGGTTACCTCACTCGTCTGCCGTCATTTCAGCTGCCTAATCTGCCATCCGGCTATTATAGGGCGTTCGAAAGCGGGGAGGATTTTGTTTATCCCAATGCGCTGCTGGTCGGGACATTTATCCGTAACTGGTATGATATCAAGGACGGAATGCAGTATGTCTTTTTGTTGAGAAGCCACGGGCTTATTTACAGAAATGCATTCAATCACGTCAAAACATCGGGCATATTGCTGTTGACATCCGATAACCCTCATTTCCCCGAACTCGAAGTTCCGCTGCAGGATGTCCTCGAAGTATGGGAAATAAAGGCTTTCGTCAGTCTGCAAATGCCAGTACCACAGCCGTCTATGGAAAGAGTCGCCCAGCTGGTGGACGAACTCCAGATCGAACTAAGTCAGTACCGGCAAGCCGAGTAA
- a CDS encoding AMP-binding protein codes for MMWKINTTELPNTPRPEHAYFSKVFDFMESWRQGQMEFTLQTSGSTGTPKPIQVTRKQLTASALMTGKALQIGKGTRALVSLNASYIAGLMMLVRGMELDWELTIVEPSSNPMIGLPQDEHFDFVAMVPMQLTACLEDSRTRQLVNNLGKILLGGAPVGVSLQKKVSDLQIPVYQSYGMTETVSHVALKKLNGRDVTGRYFFLPGINFGTDARGCLFVSGEVTNQLVVQTNDLVEISGNTFEWIGRADNVINSGGIKIILDIVDGLIAEVFHDLNLMNSFFTWYQPDEKLGQKLVLIIEGSAELVVETDILAEIRARVSAYETPKHVYFVDQFIKTATDKVDKRETVQQLFGS; via the coding sequence ATGATGTGGAAAATAAATACTACCGAACTCCCCAACACGCCCCGGCCAGAGCATGCCTATTTTTCCAAAGTGTTTGACTTTATGGAGTCATGGCGGCAGGGACAGATGGAATTTACTCTGCAAACCTCGGGATCGACCGGTACGCCGAAGCCGATCCAGGTTACACGAAAGCAGCTGACAGCCAGCGCACTCATGACTGGTAAAGCGTTGCAGATTGGCAAAGGTACCCGCGCATTGGTAAGCCTGAATGCGTCTTACATTGCCGGACTGATGATGCTCGTCAGAGGTATGGAGTTGGATTGGGAACTGACTATCGTCGAGCCTTCGTCGAACCCGATGATCGGTTTGCCACAGGATGAACATTTTGATTTTGTAGCCATGGTACCCATGCAGTTGACGGCCTGCCTGGAAGATAGCCGCACCCGGCAGTTGGTTAATAATCTCGGTAAGATATTGTTAGGCGGGGCGCCGGTAGGAGTGTCACTTCAAAAGAAAGTTTCAGATCTGCAAATTCCTGTTTATCAAAGCTATGGAATGACGGAGACGGTTTCTCACGTGGCCCTCAAAAAGCTGAATGGCCGTGATGTGACAGGCCGCTACTTTTTTTTACCGGGAATTAATTTTGGTACCGATGCGAGAGGTTGCCTTTTTGTGTCGGGAGAAGTCACTAATCAACTGGTAGTTCAAACCAATGATTTGGTTGAAATTTCCGGCAATACATTTGAATGGATAGGAAGGGCCGATAATGTGATCAATTCCGGCGGTATCAAAATCATTCTGGATATCGTTGATGGGCTGATCGCTGAGGTTTTTCATGATTTGAACCTGATGAATTCATTTTTTACATGGTACCAGCCGGATGAAAAGTTGGGGCAAAAACTGGTGCTAATCATTGAAGGCTCAGCGGAGTTGGTTGTCGAGACGGATATCCTTGCAGAAATTAGGGCGCGGGTTTCCGCCTATGAAACCCCGAAACATGTTTACTTTGTGGATCAATTTATAAAAACTGCTACCGATAAGGTGGATAAACGCGAAACAGTTCAACAACTTTTCGGATCATAA
- the menB gene encoding 1,4-dihydroxy-2-naphthoyl-CoA synthase encodes MSSSIQWETIKEYEEILFTLHEGIAKISINRPHKHNAFTPQTVTEMIDAMHICREDTRIDVIILTGEGGKAFCSGGDQSVRGHGGYIGEDHVPRLNVLDLQRMIRSIPKAVIAMVAGWAIGGGHVLHVICDLSIAADNARFGQTGPKVGSFDGGFGASYLARVVGQKKAREIWFLCDQYDAQEALQMGLVNKVVPLEELETTTVAWCKKIQEKSPLSIRMLKSSFNAELDGQAGIQELAGNATLLYYLSEEAKEGQNSFLEKRQPDFSKFPKFP; translated from the coding sequence ATGTCCAGTTCAATTCAATGGGAAACCATTAAAGAATACGAGGAAATTCTTTTTACACTGCACGAAGGAATTGCAAAAATAAGCATTAACCGTCCCCATAAACACAATGCATTCACTCCGCAAACCGTAACGGAGATGATCGACGCCATGCACATCTGCCGCGAAGACACGCGCATTGACGTGATCATACTGACAGGAGAAGGTGGCAAAGCGTTCTGCTCCGGTGGTGACCAGTCGGTACGCGGACATGGCGGCTACATTGGCGAAGACCATGTTCCCCGTTTGAATGTATTGGATCTGCAACGGATGATCCGCTCTATCCCTAAGGCTGTAATCGCGATGGTAGCAGGCTGGGCGATCGGTGGCGGCCACGTTCTGCATGTGATTTGTGATTTGTCCATTGCTGCTGACAATGCACGTTTCGGTCAAACAGGCCCAAAGGTAGGAAGCTTCGACGGCGGATTTGGTGCATCTTACCTTGCCCGTGTTGTAGGTCAGAAAAAAGCGCGGGAGATCTGGTTCCTCTGCGACCAGTATGACGCACAGGAAGCATTGCAAATGGGATTGGTGAATAAGGTAGTTCCTTTGGAAGAACTGGAAACTACCACGGTGGCATGGTGCAAAAAAATTCAGGAAAAAAGCCCGTTATCTATCAGAATGCTTAAAAGTTCTTTCAACGCGGAACTGGATGGCCAGGCTGGTATCCAGGAACTGGCGGGCAATGCAACATTGCTTTACTATCTGAGCGAGGAAGCGAAAGAAGGACAGAATTCTTTTCTGGAAAAACGTCAGCCGGATTTCAGTAAATTCCCTAAATTTCCCTGA
- a CDS encoding EVE domain-containing protein, giving the protein MNHWLVKSEPFKYSWDHLVKEGEGMWDGVRNYAARNNLMAMKVGDPILFYHSNEGKEVVGLAKVSKEHYPDPTTEEEAWVVVNLVPVELFPKTVTLAQIKADPRLKGMDLIRLSRLSVVAVKPEEFDIIVALAHES; this is encoded by the coding sequence ATGAATCATTGGCTTGTAAAATCTGAACCATTTAAATATTCCTGGGATCATCTCGTTAAAGAGGGTGAAGGCATGTGGGACGGCGTACGTAACTATGCGGCACGCAACAATCTCATGGCTATGAAAGTGGGCGATCCCATTCTTTTTTACCATAGCAATGAAGGCAAAGAAGTAGTTGGACTGGCCAAAGTTTCGAAAGAGCATTACCCCGATCCTACTACCGAAGAAGAAGCGTGGGTGGTTGTTAACCTTGTTCCGGTTGAGCTTTTCCCAAAAACTGTTACATTGGCACAAATCAAGGCAGACCCTCGCCTCAAAGGTATGGACCTGATCCGCCTGTCGAGGTTGTCGGTGGTTGCAGTAAAGCCCGAAGAATTTGACATTATTGTTGCGTTGGCACATGAATCTTAA
- a CDS encoding class I SAM-dependent methyltransferase, whose protein sequence is MILLTPEQHTDYQLIDTGGFEKLERFGPYILSRPEPQAIWDKSLSEQEWEKQSNAVFKRDKNSQEKGQWISKPGMPDKWVFQYRTNSLHLRSKLALSSFKHVGVFPEQATNWDYISKKLKQIPESKPSVLNLFAYTGIASLAAKAAGADVTHVDSVKQVISWSRENMELSGLDNIRWVVEDALKFVQREVRRGNQYNGIILDPPAYGRGPDGEKWLLEESLNEILRLCALLLKKENFFFIINLYSLGFSALIVENLIKAHFGTQMNHEFGELFIPDSFGKNLPLGVFSRFSDQSI, encoded by the coding sequence ATGATCCTACTTACTCCCGAACAACATACTGACTACCAATTAATCGATACCGGCGGCTTTGAAAAGCTGGAACGTTTCGGTCCATACATACTTTCCCGTCCCGAACCTCAGGCGATCTGGGACAAATCACTTTCTGAACAAGAATGGGAGAAACAATCCAATGCTGTTTTTAAAAGAGATAAAAATTCGCAGGAAAAAGGACAATGGATCTCAAAACCCGGGATGCCCGACAAATGGGTATTCCAGTACCGGACCAATTCATTGCATTTAAGGAGTAAACTCGCTTTATCGTCCTTCAAGCACGTGGGTGTATTTCCTGAGCAGGCAACCAACTGGGATTATATTTCCAAAAAGCTAAAACAGATTCCTGAAAGTAAGCCTTCCGTTCTCAACCTTTTTGCTTACACCGGCATTGCCTCGCTGGCGGCCAAGGCTGCGGGCGCGGACGTTACACACGTGGATTCGGTGAAGCAGGTGATCAGCTGGTCGAGAGAAAACATGGAACTGAGCGGCCTGGACAACATTCGCTGGGTAGTAGAGGACGCATTGAAATTTGTACAGAGAGAAGTGCGCCGGGGAAACCAGTACAATGGCATCATCCTCGATCCACCAGCCTACGGGCGCGGACCTGACGGTGAAAAATGGCTGCTGGAAGAAAGCCTGAACGAAATTCTGAGGCTGTGCGCGCTGTTATTGAAAAAGGAAAATTTCTTCTTCATCATTAACCTCTACTCACTCGGGTTTTCAGCATTGATCGTCGAAAACCTGATCAAAGCACATTTCGGAACGCAGATGAACCATGAGTTCGGTGAATTATTTATCCCTGATTCATTTGGTAAAAACCTTCCGCTCGGCGTTTTTTCCCGATTTTCAGACCAAAGCATTTAA